The Candidatus Amarolinea dominans genome has a segment encoding these proteins:
- a CDS encoding RHS repeat protein: MLVTTLATTVSAQSAPSPPPRPRPLAGDRLGSGTATCPTPAWNANANGVTTYAYDIADRLLQMTGPDGAVTTITYDLLGRKTSMNDPDMGAWSYTYDTAGNLVAQTDARNVTIGFGYDGLEPADAEMAERQQQRDGVGRLQL, translated from the coding sequence ATGCTTGTTACCACTCTGGCGACGACGGTATCAGCGCAAAGCGCCCCGAGCCCCCCGCCCCGCCCGCGCCCGCTGGCTGGCGACCGACTGGGCAGCGGCACGGCCACGTGTCCGACGCCGGCCTGGAATGCGAATGCGAACGGGGTGACGACCTATGCTTACGACATCGCCGACCGGCTGCTGCAGATGACCGGGCCGGATGGGGCGGTGACGACGATCACGTACGACCTGCTGGGGCGCAAGACGAGTATGAACGACCCGGACATGGGTGCGTGGAGTTACACGTACGACACGGCCGGGAACCTGGTGGCGCAGACCGATGCGCGGAATGTCACGATAGGGTTTGGCTATGACGGACTGGAACCGGCTGACGCAGAAATGGCAGAGCGGCAGCAGCAGCGGGATGGTGTTGGCCGATTACAGCTATGA